One window of Diabrotica undecimpunctata isolate CICGRU chromosome 8, icDiaUnde3, whole genome shotgun sequence genomic DNA carries:
- the LOC140448226 gene encoding uncharacterized protein, with protein sequence MDSINFSPPKKRRVHLGHLSTNEKQCIINMYKQIKSDNSGMKITATVAKIKQATGVANSTIYRTIKEYKQTGTVRCSKNIGGQPSILATYDEKVKTSIRQIVHSFFFKNEMPTLNKILSEVNNRPDLPNMCRSLLYKFLKQINFKYLKRSRTSILIERDDVVRWRRNYLTSIKRYRSEGKPIYYLDETWVNEGHTKDKVWVDCAIKNPRQAFIEGLSTGLKNPSGKGKRLIVLHVRSELGFVNEGVLLFEGRKIEDYHEEMNASVFENWFNNILQKLPKNAIIVMDNASYHSRKVEKIPTTSSIKKYMQEWLQIKNIPLDMEMVRSELLHLVRVNKDKYNIYVTDEMAKTNGQIVLRLPPYHCELNPIEKIWAQVKNEVALKNTTFKLKEVKKLLLQALENVTTTQNHILKVEEKMCKLDGIMDSVIEPLIIPIGNDSNTSSSEDE encoded by the exons atggattcaattaatttttctCCACCAAAAAAACGCCGAGTACATTTGGGTCATTTATCTACAAATGagaaacaatgcattataaacatgtataaacaaatcaaaagtgataattctggaatgaaaataacagccacggtagcaaaaataaaacaggcaacag gtgttgcgaattcaactatttaccGAACAATTAAAGAATATAAGCAAACTGGAACAGTAAGATGTTCTAAAAATATTGGCGGTCAACCTTCTATTCTCGCAACATATgatgaaaaagttaaaacatcTATACGCCAGATAGTACAcagcttctttttcaagaatgaaatgcctacattaaataaaattttaagtgaagtAAACAACCGCCCAGACCTTCCAAATATgtgtcgttcattattatataaattcttgaagcaaatcaattttaa GTACTTGAAGAGAAGTCGAACAAGTATTCTAATTGAACGTGATGATGTTGTCAGATGGAGGCGTAATTACCTAACTTCTATAAAAAGGTACAGAAGTGAAGGTAAGCCCATTTATTACCTTGACGAAACATGGGTAAATGAAGGTCACACCAAAGATAAAGTGTGGGTAGACTGTGCCATAAAAAACCCTAGACAGGCATTCATTGAGGGGCTGTCTACTGGTTTGAAAAACCCATCGGGGAAAGGAAAACGCCTCATAGTTTTACATGTTCGATCAGAGTTAGGATTTGTTAATGAAGGGGTTTTACTTTTTGAGGGAAGAAAGATAGAGGATTACCATGAAGAAATGAATGCATCTGTTTTTGAAAATTGGTTTAATAATATCTtgcaaaaattaccaaaaaacgctatcattgtaatggataatgcatcATATCACAGccgaaaagtagaaaaaattccGACAACATcatcaataaagaaatatatgcaagaatggttacaaataaaaaacatccCTCTTGATATGGAGATGGTTAGGTCAGAACTTTTACATCTTGTACGTGTAAATAAAGATAAGTATAATATATATGTAACTGATGAGATGGCTAAAACAAATGGTCAAATTGTACTGCGGCTGCCTCCATATCATTGCGAGTTGAATCCCATTGAGAAAATTTGGGCCCAGGTGAAAAATGAAGTGGCACTTAAAAACACGACATTTAAacttaaagaagtaaaaaaacttCTGTTACAAGCTCTCGAGAATGTAACCACAACGCAAAATCACATTCTCAAAGTGGAGGAAAAAATGTGTAAATTAGATGGCATCATGGATAGTGTAATAGAGCCGTTAATAATTCCAATTGGCAATGACAGTAACACAAGTTCTTCAGAAGATGAATAA